The Salinivibrio kushneri genomic interval CAAGATAGGTCACCTCAAAGCCTTCACGCTCCAATTGACGGCAAGGGTCAAGCACGGCTTTATGCTCGGTCTTGCAGGTAATAATGTGCTTGCCTTTCTTGGAGTAGAAATTAGCAATACCTTTGATGGCCAAGTTGTCTGACTCAGTCGCCCCAGAGGTAAACACGATCTCACGCGGGTCAGCATTGCAGTAGTTGGCAATGTTCTCACGCGCTGTATCAACCGCTTCTTCTGCTTGCCAGCCAAAGCGGTGTGAGCGAGAGGCCGGGTTACCAAAAAACCCGTCCATGGTCAGGTACTGACTCATTTTTTCAGCAACGCGCGGATCGACCGGACACGTGGCTGAATAATCAAAATAAATGGGCAATTTCATGTTTTTCTCCAATTACACCGACATTGGTCATCAGGAGCGAACGTTCACGCCTATGGTGGCGCTATCTTGTTTGACCTTCGAGCTAAATGTATTTCTGGGCGCCAATGAGGCATCCAGTTTAGCGTCCTGACGATCTGCTACTTGCTTCACTTCATTATCATGCATCAGCTCACCGAGCGTGATGTCGTTTAAAAAGCCGCTAATTCGGGCACTCAAGTCGTGCCACAGAGTATGTGTTAAACAACGGGTGCCGCCTTGGCAATCCGCTTTACCTTGGCACTTGGTCGCATCGACAGATTCGTCAACGGCGGCAATGACCGCACCCACGGCAATGTCATTTGCCGCAATACCGAGGCGATATCCGCCGCCGGGACCACGGACACTCGTCACTAACCCCGACTTGCGGAGCCGTGAAAAAAGTTGCTCAAGATAAGACAAGGAAATGCCTTGACGCTCAGAGATGTCCGCCAGTGGTACAGGACCCTGCTCGGCATGAAGCGCCACATCGAGCATGGCGGT includes:
- the iscR gene encoding Fe-S cluster assembly transcriptional regulator IscR yields the protein MRLTSKGRYAVTAMLDVALHAEQGPVPLADISERQGISLSYLEQLFSRLRKSGLVTSVRGPGGGYRLGIAANDIAVGAVIAAVDESVDATKCQGKADCQGGTRCLTHTLWHDLSARISGFLNDITLGELMHDNEVKQVADRQDAKLDASLAPRNTFSSKVKQDSATIGVNVRS